One Moorella sp. E308F DNA segment encodes these proteins:
- a CDS encoding electron transfer flavoprotein subunit alpha/FixB family protein, whose protein sequence is MPANTANAGYRGVWVFIEQVGGEVAPVSWELLGAGRQLAGALGVELAGVLLGQGVAGLADGAWVYGADKVYLVENPVLAHYRTAPYAQALVQLVKQYQPEILLLGATSLGRDLAGAVATALGTGLTADCTSLTIDPETRLLEQTRPAFGGNVMATILCRRHRPQMATVRPRVMPMPSRQEGRRGELVRLDMAFNEAEARAEVIEVIEEKNKAVYLDRAEIIVAGGRGVGSKENLRLLEELAGVLGGTLGASRAAVEAGWLPPEYQVGQTGVTVRPKIYFAIGISGAIQHLVGMQGADVIVAVNNDPQAPIFKIATYGIVGDLREVVPALTAEFRRRLAPGPA, encoded by the coding sequence ATGCCGGCTAATACAGCGAATGCCGGTTATCGCGGCGTCTGGGTCTTTATTGAACAGGTGGGGGGAGAAGTAGCCCCCGTCTCCTGGGAACTCCTGGGGGCAGGCCGGCAACTGGCCGGTGCCCTGGGGGTAGAGCTGGCCGGGGTCCTGCTGGGCCAGGGGGTGGCCGGCCTGGCTGACGGGGCGTGGGTCTACGGGGCGGATAAGGTCTACCTGGTCGAGAACCCCGTCCTGGCACACTACCGTACGGCCCCCTATGCCCAGGCCCTGGTACAGCTGGTAAAACAGTACCAACCGGAGATACTGCTCCTGGGGGCCACCAGTCTGGGCCGGGATCTGGCGGGAGCCGTGGCCACCGCCCTGGGCACCGGCCTGACGGCAGATTGCACCAGTCTCACCATTGACCCGGAAACACGCCTCCTGGAGCAGACCCGGCCGGCCTTTGGCGGTAATGTCATGGCCACCATTCTCTGTCGCCGGCACCGTCCCCAGATGGCCACCGTCCGGCCGCGGGTTATGCCCATGCCGTCCCGCCAGGAAGGCCGCCGGGGAGAGCTGGTGCGGTTGGATATGGCCTTCAATGAAGCCGAGGCCCGGGCCGAGGTTATAGAGGTCATCGAAGAAAAAAACAAAGCCGTCTACCTTGACCGGGCGGAGATCATCGTTGCCGGTGGCCGCGGCGTGGGGTCGAAGGAAAACTTACGCCTCCTGGAAGAACTGGCCGGGGTCCTGGGCGGCACCCTGGGCGCCTCACGCGCGGCGGTGGAGGCCGGATGGCTGCCTCCGGAGTACCAGGTGGGCCAGACGGGGGTTACCGTGCGGCCCAAAATCTATTTTGCCATCGGCATTTCCGGAGCCATCCAGCACCTGGTTGGCATGCAGGGTGCCGACGTTATCGTAGCCGTTAATAATGACCCGCAGGCCCCAATTTTTAAAATTGCCACCTATGGTATCGTCGGCGATTTACGGGAGGTAGTTCCGGCATTAACAGCGGAATTTCGCCGCCGGCTGGCCCCGGGACCCGCGTAG